In Vigna unguiculata cultivar IT97K-499-35 chromosome 3, ASM411807v1, whole genome shotgun sequence, a single genomic region encodes these proteins:
- the LOC114176234 gene encoding leucine-rich repeat receptor-like serine/threonine-protein kinase BAM1, with amino-acid sequence MRLFLCSIFFFLFHSHTLHAARISEYRALLSFKDSSITDDPTHALSSWNTTTPYCSWFGVTCDSRRHVTTLNLTSLSLSGTLYDDLSHLPFLSYLSLADNQFSGPIPASFSALSALRHLNLSNNAFNTTFPSNLARLVNLQVLDLYNNNMTGPLPLAVAAMPLLRHLHLGGNFFSGQIPPEYGTWQHLQYLAVSGNELTGNIPPELGNLTALRELYIGYYNAYSGGIPPEMGNLSQLVRFDAAYCGLSGEIPADIGRLQNMDTLFLQVNALSGSLTPELGNLKSLKSMDLSNNVLSGEVPANFAELKNLTLLNLFRNKLHGAIPEFVGELPALEVLQLWENNFTGSIPRSLGRNGKLTLVDLSSNKLTGMLPPDMCYGNRLQTLITLGNYLLGPIPDSLGKCESLTRIRMGENFLNGSIPVGLFGLPNLTQVELQNNLLTGQFPEVGSVALNLGQISLSNNKLSGPLPPTIGNFTSMQKLLLDGNKFSGQIPSQIGRLQQLSKIDFSHNQFSGPIAPEISKCKLLTFIDLSRNELSGEIPNQITAMRILNYLNLSRNNLVGSIPGSIASMQSLTSVDFSYNNLSGLVPGTGQFGYFNYTSFLGNTELCGPYLGPCKDGVANGPRQPHVKGPLSSSLKLLLVIGLLVCSIAFAVAAIIKARALKKASEARTWKLTAFQRLDFTADDVLDCLKEDNIIGKGGAGIVYKGAMPNGDQVAVKRLPAMSRGSSHDHGFNAEIQTLGRIRHRHIVRLLGFCSNHETNLLVYEYMPNGSLGEVLHGKKGGHLHWDTRYKIAVEAAKGLCYLHHDCSPLIVHRDVKSNNILLDSNFEAHVADFGLAKFLQDSGTSECMSAIAGSYGYIAPEYAYTLKVDEKSDVYSFGVVLLELVTGRKPVGEFGDGVDIVQWVRKMTDSNKEGVLKVLDPRLPSVPLHEVMHVFYVAMLCVEEQAVERPTMREVVQILTELPKPPSSKQGDLTITESSLSSSNSLESPTTTSKEPKDDQRPPQSSPPDLLSI; translated from the exons ATGCGACTCTTCCTCtgctccatcttcttcttcctcttccattCTCACACACTCCATGCTGCGCGCATCTCTGAATATCGCGCGCTTCTCTCTTTTAAAGACTCTTCCATAACCGACGATCCTACGCATGCTCTCTCCTCCTGGAACACCACCACTCCCTACTGTTCCTGGTTCGGTGTCACGTGCGACTCGCGCCGCCACGTCACCACCCTTAACCTCACCTCCTTGTCCCTCTCCGGCACACTCTACGATGACCTCTCCCACCTCCCTTTCCTCTCCTACCTCTCTCTCGCCGACAACCAGTTCTCCGGCCCAATCCCCGCCTCCTTCTCCGCACTCTCCGCCCTCCGCCATCTCAACCTCTCCAACAACGCCTTCAACACCACCTTCCCCTCCAACCTCGCCCGCCTCGTCAATCTCCAAGTCCTTGACCTCTACAACAACAACATGACGGGTCCCCTTCCCCTCGCCGTCGCCGCCATGCCCCTCCTCCGCCACCTCCACCTCGGGGGCAACTTTTTCTCCGGCCAGATCCCTCCCGAGTATGGTACCTGGCAGCACCTCCAGTACCTCGCCGTGTCCGGCAACGAGCTCACGGGGAACATCCCTCCGGAGCTTGGAAACCTCACCGCGCTTCGCGAGCTCTACATTGGCTACTACAACGCTTACTCCGGCGGCATACCGCCGGAGATGGGAAACCTGTCCCAGCTTGTCCGTTTCGACGCCGCGTATTGCGGACTCTCTGGCGAGATTCCGGCTGATATCGGAAGGCTTCAGAATATGGACACGCTCTTTCTTCAGGTGAATGCGCTCTCCGGCTCGCTCACTCCTGAACTGGGGAACCTGAAGAGTCTCAAGTCGATGGATCTGTCCAACAACGTTCTCTCCGGCGAGGTTCCGGCGAACTTTGCGGAGCTCAAGAATCTCACCTTGCTGAACCTCTTCCGGAACAAGCTCCACGGTGCCATTCCCGAGTTTGTCGGCGAGTTACCGGCGCTGGAAGTTTTGCAGCTCTGGGAGAACAACTTCACCGGAAGCATTCCTCGGAGTTTGGGAAGAAATGGAAAACTCACTCTCGTTGATCTTTCTTCGAACAAGTTGACGGGAATGCTTCCCCCTGATATGTGTTACGGGAATCGTCTTCAGACTCTGATAACTCTTGGAAATTATCTGCTCGGTCCAATTCCTGATTCGCTTGGGAAGTGCGAGTCTCTGACTAGGATTCGAATGGGGGAGAACTTTCTTAATGGTTCTATTCCTGTTGGGCTATTTGGGCTTCCCAACCTCACCCAAGTAGAGCTTCAGAACAATCTTCTCACGGGACAGTTTCCTGAGGTTGGTTCCGTTGCTCTTAATCTCGGTCAGATTAGTCTCTCTAATAACAAGCTCTCTGGGCCATTGCCACCCACCATTGGAAACTTCACCAGCATGCAGAAGCTTCTTCTCGACGGTAACAAGTTCTCGGGTCAAATCCCTTCGCAGATAGGCAGGCTGCAACAGCTTTCCAAGATTGATTTTAGCCATAATCAGTTTTCGGGTCCCATTGCTCCTGAGATAAGCAAATGCAAGCTTTTGACCTTCATTGACCTCAGCCGCAATGAGCTCTCTGGTGAGATTCCAAACCAGATAACTGCCATGCGGATATTGAATTATCTCAACCTTTCAAGAAACAATTTAGTTGGCTCAATTCCGGGCTCCATAGCTTCTATGCAAAGTTTAACTTCTGTTGATTTTTCCTACAACAATCTCTCTGGTTTGGTTCCTGGAACTGGGCAGTTCGGCTACTTTAACTATACCTCTTTCCTAGGGAACACTGAACTCTGTGGTCCTTACTTGGGTCCTTGCAAAGACGGGGTTGCCAATGGCCCTCGTCAACCTCATGTTAAAGGTCCTCTCTCTTCTTCGTTGAAGCTTCTGTTAGTTATAGGGTTGCTTGTGTGCTCCATCGCATTTGCTGTTGCGGCAATAATCAAAGCTCGGGCTTTGAAAAAGGCCAGTGAAGCTCGTACGTGGAAATTAACTGCATTCCAGCGTTTGGACTTCACTGCTGATGATGTTCTGGACTGTTTGAAGGAGGACAACATAATAGGAAAAGGAGGTGCAGGCATTGTGTACAAAGGTGCAATGCCGAATGGGGATCAGGTTGCTGTGAAAAGGTTACCTGCCATGAGCAGGGGATCTTCGCATGACCATGGTTTCAATGCTGAGATTCAGACTTTGGGGAGGATTCGACATAGACACATTGTTAGACTGTTGGGTTTCTGTTCAAACCACGAGACAAATCTCTTGGTGTATGAGTATATGCCTAATGGAAGTTTGGGTGAGGTTCTTCATGGCAAGAAAGGTGGTCATTTGCACTGGGACACAAGGTATAAGATTGCTGTGGAGGCCGCCAAGGGCCTTTGCTATCTACATCATGACTGTTCGCCACTCATTGTCCATCGAGATGTTAAATCCAACAATATCCTTCTTGATTCCAACTTTGAAGCTCATGTTGCGGACTTTGGGCTCGCTAAGTTCCTTCAAGATTCTGGAACATCTGAATGCATGTCTGCAATTGCCGGTTCCTATGGATACATAGCTCCAG AGTATGCCTACACGTTAAAAGTTGATGAGAAAAGCGACGTGTACAGCTTTGGAGTTGTTCTTTTGGAGCTTGTAACAGGCAGGAAACCGGTTGGGGAGTTTGGTGATGGTGTGGACATTGTGCAATGGGTGAGGAAAATGACGGATTCAAACAAGGAAGGGGTTTTGAAGGTTCTTGATCCTAGACTTCCATCAGTTCCCCTCCATGAGGTGATGCATGTTTTCTATGTAGCCATGCTATGTGTTGAGGAACAGGCGGTGGAGCGACCTACTATGCGAGAAGTTGTTCAAATTCTCACCGAGCTTCCAAAGCCGCCAAGCTCTAAACAGGGGGACTTAACAATCACAGAGTCCTCTCTGTCATCATCTAACAGTTTAGAGTCTCCAACCACAACATCTAAGGAACCTAAAGATGATCAACGTCCTCCTCAGTCTTCACCACCTGATCTTCTTAGCATTTGA